A stretch of Gossypium hirsutum isolate 1008001.06 chromosome A06, Gossypium_hirsutum_v2.1, whole genome shotgun sequence DNA encodes these proteins:
- the LOC107963225 gene encoding uncharacterized protein produces the protein MKEEETVKQYSDRIMAVVNSIRLLGEQFNEARIVEKVLSTLPERYEAKISSLEDSRDLTSITLTELINALYAQEQRRASRLEEHQEGAFQAKTKSASSITAYKGKKTWRDKPKSDTPRRWDRPCRHCERPSHLKSRCWFRPDAVCQHCKKKGHVERVCKEKGKPGQNQAQHKEVEARVAEEGSDHEEQVFAVSCSAAQKKASNGWLLDSGWTNYITPDAGIFKSLDRSCKTKVKVGNGHFIKAEGKGDVLIRTPIGNKLISNVLLVLEIDRNLLSIAQLLEKGYSIEFKGNECQISD, from the coding sequence ATGAAAGAAGAAGAGACAGTTAAGCAGTATTCAGATAGaattatggctgtggttaacagcataagACTTCTTGGAGAGCAGTTTAATGAGGCAAGAATAGTGGAGAAAGTGCTTTCTACCTTACcagagaggtatgaggcaaaaatatcCTCTCTTGAGGACTCAAGGGACCTGACCAGCATCACATTGACTGAGCTGATTAATGCTCtctatgcacaagagcaaagaagagccagcAGACTTGAAGAGCACCAAGAGGGTGCCTTCCAAGCAAAAACCAAGTCTGCCTCTAGCATTACAGCCTACAAAGGTAAGAAGACTTGGAGAGACAAGCCTAAGTCAGATACTCCAAGAAGATGGGACAGACCCTGCAGACATTGCGAAAGACCTAGTCATCTAAAGTCCAGATGCTGGTTCAGACCAGATGCTGTGTGtcaacactgcaagaagaagggccatgttgaaagAGTCTGTAAAGAAAAAGGCAAACCTGGCCAAAACCAAGCACAACACAAGGAGGTTGAAGCTCGAGTGGCTGAAGAAGGCAGTGACCATGAGGAGCAAGTTTTTGCTGTGTCATGCTCAGCAGCTCAAAAGAAAGCCTCAAATGGATGGCTTCTAGACAGTGGCTGGACCAATTATATAACACCTGATGCAGGCATTTTCAAGTCATTAGACAGAAGCTGCAAAACAAAGGTAAAAGTTGGGAATGGTCACTTCATTAAAGCAGAAGGTAAGGGAGATGTTCTGATAAGGACCCCTATAGGCAACAAGCTTATTTCAAATGTGTTGCTAGTGCTTGAAATTGACAGAAATCTTCTCAGTATAGCTCAACTGCTGGAAAAAGGCTACTCTATTGAATTTAAGGGCAATGAATGCCAAATCAGTGACTAG
- the LOC107962456 gene encoding uncharacterized protein, with product MSGDTSDSSSYFGGQEPDELIRSLVEKWLGTDGEMTLGCTFLDLESNDVFIRAMPPDAPVSSTAVACGNHVYVIGGIHKNDATIFCYDDVNDVFQLDLKDLERGWRKTTSMLFLRSFPLVLTTEGKIYVFERIGSESFGEVYDISGDIWEPLSPPPEGIGLCDPVLDSSRSRILVHCNANDTLYAYYFDRKSWVCLKQKFCYWSESATIVDDVLYTVIYNYSEFSGGSNNEWHSVSFGQWQVYFGLGQP from the exons ATGAGCGGCGATACTAGTGATTCCTCCAGTTACTTTGGTGGGCAAGAGCCAGATGAACTGATCAGGTCCCTCGTCGAGAAATGGCTGGGTACCGATGGTGAAATGACACTCGGTTGCACTTTTTTGGATCTGGAAAGCAATGATGTCTTTATTAGGGCGATGCCACCTGATGCTCCTGTATCTTCCACTGCCGTTGCTTGTGGCAACCACGTTTACGTTATTGGGGGAATACACAAAAATGATGCTACTATTTTTTGTTATGATGATGTAAACGATGTTTTCCAATTAGATTTGAAGGACCTTGAACGTGGGTGGAGAAAAACTACTTCTATGTTGTTCCTTCGGTCTTTTCCCCTGGTTCTTACTACTGAAGGAAAGATTTACGTCTTCGAACGTATAGGTTCTGAATCTTTTGGCGAGGTTTACGATATAAGTGGGGATATTTGGGAACCATTGTCGCCCCCTCCGGAGGGTATCGGTCTATGTGATCCTGTTCTAGATTCTTCTCGATCTCGGATTTTGGTACACTGCAATGCCAATGATACTCTTTACGCTTATTACTTTGATCGTAAATCATGGGTTTGCCTCAAACAAAAATTTTGTTACTGGTCTGAATCAGCGACAATCGTGGACGATGTGCTGTATACTGTCATTTATAATTATTCTG AATTTTCAGGTGGATCCAACAATGAATGGCACTCTGTATCGTTTGGGCAATGGCAAGTGTATTTTGGGTTGGGTCAACCATAA